In Plodia interpunctella isolate USDA-ARS_2022_Savannah chromosome 9, ilPloInte3.2, whole genome shotgun sequence, a single genomic region encodes these proteins:
- the LOC135309788 gene encoding uncharacterized protein LOC135309788, producing MGVTFLQANLNHSARAQDLLLQSMAEWDLDVAVVAEPYAVPSLPHWAGDLDGLVAIVARPGAAPPLAIKKRGNGFVVAVRGEYAIIGVYFSPNRDLPALERFLDALGPEIRRLAPLKVFVAGDFNAKSTAWGNPATEPKGRKVEDYQTAGAG from the exons ATGGGGGTCACCTTCCTCCAGGCCAACCTCAACCACTCCGCTAGGGCGCAGGATCTCCTCCTGCAATCCATGGCGGAGTGGGATTTGGATGTCGCGGTGGTCGCGGAGCCGTACGCGGTTCCCTCCCTGCCCCACTGGGCGGGGGATCTGGATGGCCTCGTGGCCATCGTGGCTAGGCCTGGTGCCGCCCCTCCCCTCGCGATTAAGAAGAGAGGGAACGGCTTTGTGgtggcggttcggggagagtacgccataattggtgtttacttctccccgaaccgggatTTGCCGGCCCTGGAGCGGTTCTTGGATGCTCTGGGGCCGGAAATAAGGCGGTTAGCGCCCCTAAAGGTCTTCGTGGCCGGtgacttcaacgccaaatcaacggcgtgggggaacccggccacggagcccaaggggcgaaaggtggaaga CTACCAGACCGCTGGTGCGGGGTAG
- the LOC135309789 gene encoding uncharacterized protein LOC135309789 — protein MGVTFLQANLNHSARAQDLLLQSMAEWDLDAAVVAEPYAVPSLPHWAGDLDGLVAIVARPGAAPPLAIKKRGNGFVVAVRGEYAIIGVYFSPNRDLPALERFLDALGPEIRRLAPLKVFVAGDFNAKSTAWGNPATEPKGRKVEDFVASAI, from the exons ATGGGGGTCACCTTCCTCCAGGCCAACCTCAACCACTCCGCTAGGGCGCAGGATCTCCTCCTGCAATCCATGGCGGAGTGGGATTTGGATGCCGCGGTGGTCGCGGAGCCGTACGCGGTTCCCTCCCTGCCTCACTGGGCGGGGGATCTGGATGGCCTCGTGGCCATCGTGGCTAGGCCTGGTGCCGCCCCTCCCCTCGCGATTAAGAAGAGAGGGAACGGCTTTGTGgtggcggttcggggagagtacgccataattggtgtttacttctccccgaaccgggatTTGCCGGCCCTGGAGCGGTTCTTGGATGCCCTGGGGCCGGAAATAAGGCGGTTAGCGCCCCTAAAGGTCTTCGTGGCCGGtgacttcaacgccaaatcaacggcgtgggggaacccggccacggagcccaaggggcgaaaggtggaaga ttttgttgCCTCTGCGATTTGA
- the LOC128672657 gene encoding uncharacterized protein LOC128672657, translated as MECSGSEHSAGEETDGSGLAVGQKRMGSLMGSAGSITSLSESVLGNKRLYSEVATGSGTDTEVGVPRAQSVAKRGKARGASHLTRARAEARRSQEEDAEASFSASLGARAFRRGGPPSGGDDDVVVAPIDARDFGAMGADGLMATAVERLGIITSLVGKTAALKGGFNSKIMRASSDIRDIVDTLVARSESDEVRRLKADNGRLQREVAIMKAEVAALRRGFEEARREAAQAARTVQRQAAPVEDELEQRMARLIDGRLAALGLAGCPRSATRQPLAGDNSEVARAARTAIDQASGLGPAPRLEQPVVELEVRAPARPASERRGCKGVGAGGATEWGPFGPSTSTAVVDECPELPWVEVRGRRGKGKGVGKKSQPKPAERPAAAPTKATATAPKAPPRAAPARAAKLSAPSSSAVILKLQPEAAQKGATYSSALLKAEQAVSLEGLGIGSLRIRPSATGARLIEVSGPSNSDKADALASALKAALSGVADVSRPVKTADFRVTGLNDAATAQRIKAAVAQAGSCTEDQVWVGEIRSDWRGSGSALMRCPVTTAKKLIEAGSLTVGWSRVQLRHLEARPMHCYKCMGKGHTASLCPSQTDRSRLCYRCGETGHLSASCTAEPRCAVCRDAGKPAGHVMGGRACNPPPIRGKGPSPPPREGRQGEAPVGQMEE; from the coding sequence ATGGAATGTTCAGGGTCTGAACATTCCGCTGGGGAGGAAACGGACGGGAGTGGCCTCGCTGTGGGCCAAAAGAGGATGGGgagcctgatgggaagtgcGGGCTCCATCACCTCGCTGTCGGAGTCGGTGCTGGGCAACAAGCGCCTCTATTCTGAGGTGGCGACTGGTTCCGGCACCGACACTGAGGTCGGTGTGCCACGGGCACAGTCAGTGGCGAAGAGGGGCAAGGCCCGGGGTGCCTCGCACCTGACGAGGGCCCGGGCTGAAGCGAGGAGGAGTCAAGAGGAGGATGCCGAGGCTTCCTTCTCGGCCTCTCTAGGGGCTCGGGCCTTCCGGAGGGGAGGACCCCCGAGTGGTGGGGACGATGATGTGGTGGTGGCCCCCATTGATGCGCGCGACTTTGGGGCCATGGGTGCTGATGGACTCATGGCCACTGCGGTGGAGAGGCTGGGTATAATAACCAGCCTCGTCGGAAAGACTGCCGCCCTCAAGGGGGGCTTTAACTCCAAAATTATGCGGGCCTCCTCGGATATCAGGGATATCGTGGACACCCTGGTGGCGCGCAGCGAGTCGGACGAAGTTCGACGCCTTAAGGCCGATAATGGTCGCCTCCAAAGGGAGGTGGCCATTATGAAGGCTGAGGTCGCTGCGCTCCGCCGGGGGTTCGAGGAGGCTCGCCGTGAGGCTGCTCAGGCTGCGCGGACGGTGCAGCGGCAGGCTGCTCCAGTGGAGGATGAGCTGGAGCAGAGGATGGCCAGATTGATTGATGGCCGTCTGGCAGCGTTAGGACTGGCTGGGTGTCCTCGGAGTGCCACTCGTCAACCTCTGGCGGGTGACAACTCCGAGGTGGCGAGGGCTGCAAGGACGGCCATTGATCAGGCCTCCGGTCTGGGTCCGGCGCCGCGGCTTGAGCAGCCGGTGGTGGAGTTGGAGGTTCGGGCCCCTGCACGCCCGGCCTCTGAGAGGCGGGGTTGTAAGGGGGTAGGTGCTGGGGGAGCGACAGAGTGGGGGCCCTTCGGGCCGTCGACCTCAACAGCTGTGGTCGACGAATGCCCGGAGCTCCCCTGGGTCGAAGTCCGGGGGAGGAGGGGGAAGGGGAAGGGCGTGGGAAAGAAGTCCCAGCCCAAACCTGCGGAGCGACCGGCGGCGGCCCCAACAAAGGCCACTGCAACGGCGCCCAAGGCACCCCCCAGGGCGGCGCCAGCGAGGGCGGCCAAGCTGTCGGCCCCTAGCTCCTCGGCTGTAATTCTCAAGTTACAGCCAGAGGCAGCGCAAAAAGGGGCCACATACAGCTCCGCCCTCCTCAAGGCCGAGCAGGCGGTGAGCCTGGAGGGGCTAGGAATCGGCTCGCTTCGGATTCGCCCGAGTGCGACCGGAGCGAGGCTAATCGAGGTCTCTGGCCCCTCCAACTCAGACAAGGCAGATGCGCTTGCATCGGCCTTGAAGGCGGCCCTTTCCGGCGTCGCGGACGTTTCCAGGCCCGTCAAAACCGCGGACTTCCGCGTGACGGGCCTGAATGATGCGGCAACGGCGCAGCGGATAAAGGCTGCGGTCGCGCAAGCCGGGAGCTGCACGGAGGACCAGGTCTGGGTGGGTGAAATCCGCTCAGACTGGCGGGGCTCTGGCTCTGCCCTGATGCGCTGCCCGGTCACGACGGCCAAAAAGCTGATCGAGGCGGGCAGCCTCACGGTAGGCTGGAGCCGGGTGCAGCTCcggcacctggaggcgcgccccatgcACTGCTACAAGTGCATGGGGAAGGGGCACACTGCATCGCTGTGCCCCTCGCAGACGGACCGCAGCCGGCTCTGCTATAGGTGCGGGGAGACAGGGCATCTGTCCGCCTCCTGCACAGCGGAGCCCCGCTGCGCGGTATGCCGCGACGCCGGCAAGCCGGCGGGCCACGTGATGGGGGGTAGGGCCTGCAACCCACCCCCGATCCGAGGGAAAGGACCGTCCCCTCCTCCGCGCGAGGGAAGGCAAGGGGAGGCGCCAGTCGGCCAAATGGAGGAGTGA
- the LOC128672654 gene encoding uncharacterized protein LOC128672654 — MGRNVAKASRGRSLTPRGKRSTGGVNEEMAKEEVSEKTVISRSESLYFSDGDSDGSVWLPDIELGGKRGQAPKRKASEEVEEAERASNKLSSVTRGRAARRGSYSGTAEARERLRDLSADYAEFERELDRAGTSKFLKASEKGGKRCLVDEHLEVVRAAAQKVLAEAGKSGNLKGTAWRAMNEACHDIIVAAGKIEAQCEESEAVRILRADNKRMREQLSLLEQETKALRTAFAERTSSALKEAQPAAGAPSLEDIKGLLSEWKESFERDVFLRLGGMVSDRLKEAEKRGFLAPEPIVRPPLATDKKTKEAEAPAPKAGKNYASVAAGATLMPPARPGPAPKAVPAKKQPKQVTAQAQVSTEPPAELPLPQEGEQGWAEVVRKGKKKRNKKSSPSAQPKPTQAEAPKASVQPPKKIKFTPPKTSAVVVTLKPESKLDYRAVITRATTIDLSSIGVDHVSAVRGTATGARIIEIPGADSGAAADNLAEKLREVIGSEAEVTRPFKAAQIRVSGFDEGVTPEALKEATARAGKCPSGQVKVGNIRIAPDMTGAVIITCPVAAANALIEEGRLLVGWTAAKVRGLEPLPMRCFRCMGIGHTRALCPSPVDRSELCHRCGKSGHISSACEASEPWCAVCYAHKLAAKHIMGGPSCNPPRTRGKLAPNKGTPEGTTMEH, encoded by the coding sequence ATGGGTAGGAACGTGGCCAAAGCTTCGAGGGGAAGATCTCTGACCCCAAGGGGGAAGAGATCAACTGGGGGGGTTAACGAGGAAATGGCAAAAGAGGAAGTGAGCGAGAAGACGGTGATCAGCCGGTCGGAGTCGCTATACTTCTCCGACGGAGACTCGGATGGGTCAGTCTGGCTCCCGGACATTGAGTTAGGCGGGAAGCGGGGTCAAGCCCCAAAGAGGAAAGCTTCGGAGGAAGTTGAGGAGGCTGAAAGGGCCTCCAACAAGCTTTCCTCTGTCACGAGGGGCCGGGCTGCTCGCCGGGGCTCCTATTCTGGGACGGCCGAGGCAAGGGAGAGGCTCCGCGATCTTTCGGCGGATTATGCCGAATTTGAACGCGAGCTGGACAGGGCTGGTACCAGCAAATTTTTGAAGGCCAGCGAGAAGGGCGGGAAGAGGTGCCTGGTAGATGAGCACCTTGAGGTGGTGAGGGCGGCTGCCCAGAAGGTTTTGGCGGAGGCCGGAAAGTCCGGCAACCTGAAGGGAACGGCATGGCGGGCCATGAACGAGGCCTGCCATGACATAATTGTGGCGGCCGGAAAAATTGAGGCTCAGTGCGAGGAGTCGGAGGCTGTCCGCATTCTCAGGGCGGACAACAAGAGAATGCGGGAGCAGCTTTCGCTCCTCGAACAGGAGACGAAGGCCCTGCGCACGGCCTTTGCCGAGCGCACGTCGTCGGCGCTGAAGGAGGCCCAACCAGCGGCGGGAGCCCCCTCGCTTGAGGACATCAAGGGACTCCTATCCGAATGGAAGGAGTCATTTGAGAGAGATGTGTTCCTCAGGCTGGGGGGAATGGTCAGCGACCGCCTTAAGGAGGCCGAGAAGAGAGGCTTCCTGGCCCCGGAGCCGATTGTTCGGCCGCCTCTTGCGACCGACAAGAAGACCAAGGAGGCCGAAGCGCCGGCCCCAAAAGCCGGGAAAAATTATGCCAGCGTAGCTGCGGGGGCTACCCTGATGCCCCCAGCACGACCTGGGCCTGCACCCAAAGCTGTTCCAGCTAAGAAGCAGCCCAAACAAGTGACGGCACAGGCCCAGGTATCTACCGAGCCACCTGCCGAATTGCCTCTGCCTCAAGAAGGCGAACAAGGGTGGGCTGAGGTGGTCAGAAAGGGGAAAAAGAAGAGGAACAAGAAATCCTCCCCCTCTGCCCAGCCGAAGCCTACCCAAGCGGAGGCCCCCAAGGCGAGCGTACAGCCGCCTAAAAAGATAAAGTTCACCCCTCCCAAGACTTCGGCGGTGGTGGTGACTCTCAAGCCGGAATCCAAGCTGGATTACCGTGCGGTAATAACGAGGGCCACCACCATCGACCTATCGTCGATAGGGGTGGACCATGTGTCGGCTGTTCGCGGCACGGCTACGGGGGCCCGCATCATTGAAATACCCGGAGCTGACAGTGGGGCTGCGGCGGACAACCTTGCGGAGAAGCTCCGGGAGGTCATTGGCAGTGAGGCGGAGGTGACGAGGCCATTTAAAGCGGCGCAAATAAGGGTCTCTGGCTTCGACGAGGGAGTAACGCCAGAGGCCCTTAAAGAGGCCACGGCGAGGGCAGGGAAATGTCCATCGGGACAAGTTAAAGTGGGCAACATCCGCATAGCACCGGATATGACTGGGGCGGTGATTATCACCTGCCCTGTGGCGGCTGCCAACGCCCTGATTGAAGAGGGGCGTCTTCTTGTCGGTTGGACAGCCGCCAAGGTTAGAGGGCTCGAGCCCTTGCCCATGCGGTGCTTCCGGTGCATGGGCATAGGCCACACTAGAGCCCTCTGCCCGTCCCCGGTGGACAGATCAGAACTGTGCCATCGCTGTGGCAAATCAGGGCACATCTCGTCAGCGTGTGAGGCCAGTGAACCCTGGTGCGCGGTGTGCTACGCGCACAAGCTGGCCGCCAAACACATTATGGGCGGCCCCTCGTGCAATCCCCCGCGCACACGGGGCAAACTGGCCCCAAATAAGGGAACCCCTGAGGGCACCACCATGGAGCACTAA